The Mangrovibacillus cuniculi sequence TCATGGATTCCTTGGCCAGAATCTTGTACCTCGAATATAGCATTAGACCCTTTTCTACTACTCTTTATCTTTACGTTGCCACCCTCTGGAGTATGTCGCAGTGCATTGTCAATTAGGTTCGTAAACACTTGCTCTAAGCGATCTGGATCCGCCCATATACTTCCCAGCAATTCATTTTCCGTAGAAAGTTGAACAGAAGATTCTCTTGCAACACCTTGAAACTTTAAACTTATTCTTTTAATAAATGAACTTATTGGTACATCATCTTTCGAAATAGATTGATAACCCGCTTCCATTCTAGCTAAATCTAGTAAATCATTCACAAGCCTTCCCATTCGAAGAGACTCATCGTAAATGATTTTTGCGAACTCTTTCTTTTCTTCATCTGTTCCAGCAATGTCATCCATTATTGCTTCACTATATCCTTGTAACATCGATATGGGGGTACGTAATTCATGAGAGACATTTGCGATGAAATCCTTTCTAAGAACATCATGCTTTCTTTCTTCTGTCATATCACGTAAAACGGCTACCGCACCCCTTACTGATTGTTCATTATACAGTGGCGTGATAACAATCATATACGTACGACCTTGAACCGTCATCTCCGTAAATTGTTCTTTTTCTGTTTCCATGACTTTTGAAAATAGCAGGACGACATCCTTTGGAACAGCTTGGAATGCTTCTCCCTCTTTCTCATAATGAGCTTGCTCTAAGAATCTGTCGGCGGGAGGATTCGTTATTAATACAGTTCCATCTCTATTTATGGTAATTACGCCATCTGCCATTGAACTTAAAATACTAAAGAGTTGTTCTTTTTCCTGGTTGAGCGCATGGATATGATACGTAATTTGTCGCCCCATTTGATTAAAGGCTGTTGCGAGTTCTCCAATTTCGTCATTCGTTAATATCGGAACCTTTGATGAAAAATTTCCTTTAGAAACTTCAAAAGCAGCTTCTCTCATTTTTCTTAGAGGTGCCGTTATTCGTGTAGACAAAAAGAAAGCAAATATGGTGGTTAAAATAATGGCTATCCCTGCTGCAAGTAAGATAACTTGTGTTGTTTGTTGGGTCGTTTGTTTTAACACCTGAAGAGATTGAAATACAAACACACCATACGTTTTTCCATCCGTGTGTTTATAAGGTGTTCCAGAAACGATTACGTTTTCATAGCGATCTCTTGAACCACTAAGTGTGCCAACTCTAATTTCTTGTGTAACAGTTTCTCCAGTAAAGACCTTTAAAAGCATAGGAGAAGACGCAATATCTTTATTAGAAACTACCAGTTCTTCTGACTTTGTTGCGTGTAATCTATTTCCTTCTGCATCTGTAATAATTACTTGAGAGGGAGAATCAATTATTTCATCAACAATTTCTAAACCATACATTAACTCAGAATGTTCTGCTAGTATGGTTGATACCTTTTCAGCAGATCGGAGTAACTCCTTCTCGACTTCATCAACATGATAGTTTTGAAAAAATTCTAATAGCAGAATAGTCAAAACAAATAAAACAAAAGAAACGAGAAGCAGGATGGTAATCCAAAGCTTCCCAACAACACTTTTCCAAATTTTCATTATTGCACTACCTCAAACTTATACCCTACTCCCCAAACAGTAACAATCATTTTAGCAGCAGGTTCTGACACTTTGTTTAATTTTTCTCTCAACCTTTTTACATGTGTGTCTACCGTTCGAAGGTCTCCAAAAAACTCATATTGCCAGACTTCTTTTAGTAGGTTTTCACGATCAAACACCTTATCCGGCGTCTTAGCTAAAAAATGCAACAGTTCGTACTCTTTAGGTGTTAAGCTCACCTCTACTCCGTCAGCTGTTACACGGTGTGCATCATTATCAATCGTCAGATGTGGAAACACCAATACATCTTTTGCACGAGGTTCTGGATTAACTAATGTAGCGGAGTTAGTTCTACGTAACAATGCCTTTACCCGTAAGATGACTTCACGAGGAGAAAACGGTTTAACAATATAATCATCTGTGCCAAGCTCAAAGCCTTGCACTCTATTTGCTTCTTCCCCTTTAGCTGTTAGCATGATAATGGGTGTATTTTTCTTTTCTCTTATCCCTTCACACACCTCCATACCATCCATTCCTGGCATCATAACGTCCAATAATATACAATCAAAATGGAAATCAACACCCAGCTGCAAGGCTGTTATACCGTCTTCCGCTTCTGTCACTTCATATCCTTCCCGTTCTAAATACATTTTTAAAAGTCGACGGATTCTTTCTTCATCATCTACTACTAATATTTTCATTTTATCTTCCATGGCTAATGCCTCCAGTCCATTATCTATTACCTCTATTATGTACAAATAACAAGTAAAATGTCGATTCATAAGTGAAAAGCTCAGCGCAATAAAGGCATCCCCTTTATTTTGCTGAGCTCTCTTGTTGCATTAAGCATATGAATGTAGGCCTGCAATTACAAGGTTCACAACAATTAAGTTGAACATGATAATAACGAAACCAATAACAGCTAACCAAGCAGAGCGTTCTCCGCTCCAGCCAGCTCCTAAGCGTAAATGAAGATAGGCTGCATAAAATAACCAAGTCACTAGAGCCCATACCTCTTTTGGATCCCATCCCCAGAATCTTGTCCATGCAATCTGTGCCCAAATCATTGCGAAAATCAATGCTCCTAACGTAAATACAGGAAAACCTATTATTACGGAACGATAATTTATTTCATCCAGTACTTCGTTGTTTGCATTTTTCACCAAAGGTTGTATTAGTGCACCGATACGTTTTCTGGAAATTAGTCTAATAATCCAATATAGGATCACTCCACCTATTAAAGAAAGAACAAACGTGTTCAGTTTCTTTGCATTTATAATAGCAGGTACCTCTATTAGTGGTTTAAAAGTAGAGCCGTTCACAATGGAATATTCATTTGGACCAAAAACAGGAGGAAGAGTAAAATCCATGTCCTGCGTTTCACCCGCTTTGTCTACCCACGTCATCTCTGAAGAGAAGCCACTTAAAGAAGAGACAGTAGTGATAAGAATAAATGCAACAGTAGCAACTAAGCCATATAGTACAAGCTCTAATGCAGTTGTTTTACCTGACTTCTTTGATTGGTTAACATTTTTTAGTAGATACAATAATCCTGCTGCACAAGAAATAGCTAAAATAGCTTCTCCTAGTGCCGCTGTAATTACATGGATTGCTAACCAATTACTTTGTAGCGCTGGAATTAGTGGCGAAACTTCTCTTGGGAACATACTTGCATAGGCAATTACTAACACAGCAATTGGTAAGGCAGCCAAACCAAGAATAGTTGTTCGATAAATAGAGAATAACAATAAGAAAGCTCCGACTAACATCATGCCAAAAAAGGTTGTAAATTCAAATAGATTACTTACAGGAGCATGCCCAGCAGCTATCCATCTAACAACGAAATATCCTAATTGCAAAATAAATCCAATGGTAGTTAATCCTATTCCCCATTTTCCAAAACGATTTACTTTACTGTCTTTCGTTCCTTTTACACTTCCAGCAATTAAGGCAATGGAAATTAAATAAAGAACAAAAGCTCCATACAACAATGTTGAACTAATTGTATACAATCCCATTACGCTGTCCCCTCCTTACGCTCGTTAAATTGTTCTCGTTGGTCATGTAGCAGAGGGAAACCTGTTCCTTCCATCACACCATCTAGCTCACGTTTCAAGCCAAGCCAGTTTTTATTTGTTAAACCAGAAATATATGTTATTTCACCTGAACGCTTTATCCAGAGTCTTCGATGATTCCAGTATGAACCTTGCATTACCCCAATCATGAATATTAGACCTCCGAGTGCTAATACCCATAAAGTTAAATCTTTTCTGATGGTTAAACCAGATATATTTCTTGTATCTAGTCCAGCGAAAGATAATTTAAACTGATTTTCTCCTAAAGGCTCTACATTTTGTTGTATGCCAAGGAAAGCTGTTTCCCCATTTGGTGTTTCTGGAGTTATCATAGAAAAAAGAAACGCTGGATTATTCGGTACTGGAGATTTCGATTCTGGTTCTCCATTTGCATTGATACCGGCATAATCAGGATAATACCCCTTCAATTCAACCTTTGCTCCATCATTTAATTCATAGGTTCTAGCTGGATTAAATAGATCGACAGTAAAACTTCCATAAGACTTAGAAGGATCTGCTTTGCTATCTAAAGAAAATGACATTTTCTGAAATTGATTTAAACGAAAATCAACTTGGTACACGGCAAATCCATCAAATTTCAGAGGCTCATTTACACGGATTTGGTCTTTTTTAACTTCTGTCTGTTCACCATTTTCTCCGTTTTTATACAGCACGACATTTGATTGGAAGTTCTTAGCTATGATCCCGTTCCTCTCTAATGCTGCATCAAACACTTCTGGGGCTTCACCTTGTTGGTATTGTTCAAAGATAAATTGTTCATTTTTAAGCGAATACTCTTTATCCGTTCCTGGTATTTCGTAGGTTTCTCCTTCTTCGATCCAGAGTAATTCATCTACATAAAACCCTGGAACAAATCGTAAAACTCCTCCGATTAAAAATATGATTAATCCAACGTGGTTTACATAAGCTCCCCACCTAGAGAATCTATTTTTTTCAGCCAGTATGTTACCATTCTCTTCTCGTATTTTGTATCGCTTTTTCTTCAACTTTTCTTTTACCAGCTCATAATCTTCCTCTTTGATCGTACTAGAAGAAACAGAGTTAACTAAACGTTGCTTTTTCATGAATTGATCATGTCGAGTTACTCGCTGATTTTTAAGAGATTTGTATAAAGGGATACCTCTATCTAAACTAGCAATAATAATAGAGGTTCCTAGCATACCAATAAGTAGTAAGTACCACCATGAACTATAGAGATTATGAAATCCTAATGTGTAATAAAGCGTACCTAAAGATCCATATTGATCTGCATAGTGAACGGCAGGATTAATATTAGGAGGTATATACATTTCTTGTGGAAAAATAGTTCCTATAGCTGAAGCAATTAGTGTGACAATGATAATCGTTACTCCAACTTTTACAGAAGAGAAAAAGTTCCAAATTTGATCTATAATCGTTTTGTTATACGTTTGGGAACGTCTAGCACTTCCTTCATAACGCATATCATGGATCGCTTCTTTTTTTGCTTCTTCTGTCAGTGCTTGTCCACACGCCTGACAAAGGACTGTTCCATATGTATTTATGTGACCGCATTCACATGTAATATTTTTCATTCCCTCTCCCCCTTTCCCTTATGGCATGATACTTTGTAAATGCCGATCAATTTCTTCCTTGGTCATAGTAGATTCAATCACATCTACTACCTCCCCTTCTGGAGAAATCAAGAATGTTGTAGGGAGTGGAATCACCCCATATTGTTTCACCACATCACGGTTTCCATCAAGCACTACATCAAATGTTAAGCCATATTGCGAGATAAAGTTTTCCACTTGAAATAAAGGTTCGCCTACATTCACTGCTAAAATCTCTACACCCTTATCACGATAAACTTCCGACAATTCTTGCATATAAGGCATCTCTTCCTTACAAGGTTTACACCAAGTTCCCCAAAAATTTAAGAAAACCCCTTTACCCTTATAATCTTCTAAACTAATTTGACTTCCATCTACGGAAGTTAAAGTAAAATTAGGAGCCATATCTCCAGTGGAGATCATCTTCTTTTGCTCGCTGCTGTAATTAGCATATAAAGTATACGCAATGGCTAAAGCAAGGACTAATAAGATTCCTGTGCGTATCCAAAGGCGTTGCTTTTTTTTGTGGCTCATAGTATTTCTCCTTTCTGGTGTTCTTTATAACAATAAAAATAGTAAAAAAGCTAATTGATATGTAAGAATTATACTCATAAAAAAACGAGAGAAGGAAATCACACCATCACTCGCCAATATGTGTCAATATTCACTAGTATAGCATTTTTTTATGAATTCGTTTGCAACAAGTTTGACGATTATGTGAATGTCCCTACCCCAAGGAGTAAACAGAAAAGTAGCTGATACAAAACCAAGCATGACTGCACAAGGGTTTCCGCTGCAGGGGGACGCTTTCCACTTCGAAAAGCGAAAGGCGCGCGTTCAGCCGCGGCAGGAAAGTTCAGAAGACCGAGGAGGCAGCTTTTAAGCCACCGGAGGGCTTTTGGACTTTCCCGAGCGGTTGCGCACCTGTAGCTAGACACGGCATCTTCACGTTAAAGCTCCTGTGGGGTCTCAGTAACCCACCTCTCCCGTAGGAGTCGCCCCCTTCCGCTCCAACCCCAAAGATGTATTTTGTAAAAGCACTAATTTTGCATTATTAGGAAATTAAATACAACTCAAAAAGATACATCCATTTTTCAGGATGTATCTCTTTCATATTCTTCCAAAATTTTATAATTTAATTCAAGTTACGTTTCGCTCCGCCCTCAGCCATGGCGTGTAATTGTTTCACTTCATGAGGGGATAACTCTCTAGTTTCACCTGCTTTTAAGAAACCAAGCGTTAGGAATCCAAATTGTTCACGCTTCAGTTTTTGCACCGGGTGTCCAATTGCTTCAAACATACGTCTTACTTGGCGATTACGACCTTCATGAATCGTTATTTGGATAATTGCTTTATCCTTATCTTTTTCACCAGATAAGAACTTTAGCTTGGCTGGTGCTGTTTTACCATCTTCTAGTTTAATTCCTTTTTCTAACATACGTAAACTTTCTCGTGTTGGGATTCCTTTTACACGAGCAATGTACGTCTTAGGGATCTCAAACTTTGGATGCATTAGTTTGTTTGCAAACTCTCCATCGTTCGTAAGTAATAACAGACCAGTCGTCTGATAATCTAGTCGACCAACAGGGTAGATTCTTTCTTTGATTTCAGGTAGAAGATCTACTACTGTTTTTCGCCCTTTATCGTCTGTAGCAGCCGATAAGACGCCAGCAGGTTTATACATTAAGAAATATACTTTTTCTTCTGTTTCAATTTGCACACCATTTACTTCTATACGGTCTGTATCCGTTACTTTTACTCCTAATTCACGAATTACTTTACCATTTACTTTAACTGCACCATTTTGAATCAACTCTTCAGCTTTACGACGAGAAGCGATGCCAGCATGTGCAATAACTTTTTGTAATCTTTCCAAGAACATTCACCTTTTTCTACATATTGTGTCCCTATGAATTATGTCACATTACGCTCCAAATGCAAAGCACTACTAAGAGGAATACATAACTTACTAAAAAAAAGATGCATCTATATAATAGAATGCACCTTTCAAAACTATTTTCCTCTTACGCAAATAACCAGGTAACCACTACTATGGAAGCAATGATACCTACTAAGTCTGCTAGCAGTCCCACCTTTAGGGCATCTCCCATTTTCTTTATCCCTACAGCTCCAAAGTATACTGTTAAAACATAGAAAGTTGTGTCCGTACTACCTTGAAGTGTAGCTGCTAATCGACCAATGTAGGAATCCGGTCCAAACGTTGCTGTTAGATCACTCATCATTCCTAAAGCAGCTGTACCAGAAATCGGTCTAATTAATGCTAATGGAATAATGTCCGATGGTACACCCAAATAAGATAGAGGAATAGCAAGTAACCCTGTGAAAAAACCTAACGCTCCAGACGCCCGGAACACAGTAATAGCAACCAACATTCCAATTAGAAAAGGAATAATTGAAACAGCAATCGAAATACCCTCTTTTCCACCTTCTACAAAACTTTCATACGTCGGGACTCTTTTATAGGTCCCATATAATAAGATAAAAGCAATAAGAAAGGGAATTAAATACATAGAAATGGTTGTCATAGCTTGCATTATTCCATCCCCTTTCTTACTCTCCTAAAATAAAAATACCGATCAATAAAAATGGCTGCTATTCCAGAAATTAAAGTTGCTAATATAGTAGGTCCTACAATATCTGTAGGGTTATCGGCTCCGTATTTCATTCTAATTGCAATAACGGTTGTCGGAATAAGGGTTATGCTAGAAGTATTTATTGCTAAGAACGTAATCATCGACCTACTAACAACCGGTTTGTTACCATTTAATTCTTTTAACTGTTCCATTGCTTTAATCCCTAAAGGAGTGGCTGCATTTCCTAGTCCAAACATGTTTGCCATCATATTGGATAATATATATCCCATCGCTGGGTGGTTCGCTGGAACCTCTGGGAATAATTTGCTAATAATTGGACGAAATAGCAGCCCTAGTTTATCTAATAGACCAGCATCTTGGGCAATTCTCATTAAACCCAACCAAAAGACCAACACGCTAATTAATCCTATACATAACGTTACCGCTTCGTTTGCTGAAGAGAAGATGGCTGCATTAACTTCATTCATTGTTCCGTTCACCAGCGCAAAGAGTAAACCCATCACTAGCATAACGACCCATATGATGTTAACCATTGTAGTTAAGCCCTATCATAGTTGAGAAGATGCCTTTAAACCATTCAAAAAACGACTTCTTCTCTTCTGACTTTTCATAGGAAAAGATGATTGGAGCACTAGAAACAATTTGATTATTAAGTGTAAGAGAGAGATTTCCTATATGCTTAGGAACATCTTTTTCTTCATCCCATTTTGGTTTAATCACTTGGATATCTACTTTTACCTCTTCTTCTTTATCTTTATGGATAGGATACATAACATTGTGTTCAACAGACAAATGCCCCTGATAAAATTTGTCTTCTACTTTTACTTCTTCTCCTTCTGCAAAAAACACTTTATTATCATAATTTTGAAATCCATACTCGTATAGCTGGATATGGTCATTCCAATCATCGGGACCATTTAAGGTAACAACAATTAAATTTTGATCTCCTTGAGATGCTGTTGTAACGAGCGTGCGTTTTGCTCTCTTTGTATAACCAGTTTTACCACCTGTACAGTATTGGTATTTTTCTGTAAGTAGCCTGTTTTTATTTTTCCATACACGATCCCAATCAGCCGAAGGATCTTTAGAACGGTACGCTTCCGTTCCAGAAATAATTGCAAACTCTTCATTTTTCATAGCGTATTGCATTAAGATAGCCATGTCATAAGCAGTGGAGACATGATTTTCATGATCATCTAATCCATGTGGGTTAGCAAAATGAGTATTTTTCATGCCAATTAGTTCTGCTTTTTCATTCATTAAATAAACAAAACCTTCTAAACTCCCTCCAACATGTTCCGCAATCGCAACAGCTGCATCATTACCAGAGCGTAACATCAAACCGTAAACCAAGTCTTGTAATTTTTCTTTTTGTCCAGGTTTTAAATATAGGGAGCTACCTTCTGTAAATGCAGCTTTATCACTGACTGTAACGGTGTTTTGCATCATACCGGATTCAACAGCAATAATTGCAGTCATAATTTTGGTGATCGATGCAATTCTTTCTTTGTTATGAGCATCTTTTTCAAATAAGATCCGACCAGAATCTTGATCTAACAAGACCGCATTTCTAGAGCTTACAGATACTGCTTGTACTTCTTTAATAGGAATTAAACTAATAAGGAGCGCACTTACTAACACAATGGCCCACCATTTTCTTTTAGTCATACGTATCTCACCTTACCTATTCCGTCATTTGTACAAGTCTATGCGGTAATTAATGAGATATGAACAGAATGTGAGGAGTACTAGATATAACATAACCACTACGTGACTGCACAGGGATTTATCTAGTTACGTCAATACTTAAAATTATCGATTTCAAAACCTTATCTCTAGAATAACAAAAAGGCAGATTCACTTAGAACCTACCTTTCTTCTAAATTTATCTAGGACTATAAAAATACCTATGAAAACTTTACTGCGTAGGAGGAATGTATGCTTTGGCTCTTTCTAATCGATCTGCTACGTTTTTCCAGTTTACTACATTCCAAAATGCTTCTACATATTCCGGTCGTCTGTTTTCATATTGTAAATAATACGCATGCTCCCACACATCTAGGGCTAAAATTGGTATCGTATTCCACTGCGTTAATAACATATGTCTTTCCGATTGTAGTATTTCTAATCGCTTAGGTTGCGCAGCCCAAACTAGGATTGCCCACCCCACACCTTCCACTGCTTTTGCAGCCTCTGAAAAGTGGCTTTTAAACGCTTGATAAGACCCAAAATCTTTTTCTATCTGTTTTCTTAACCTGCCAGTGGGTTCACCCCCACCTTCTGGAGATAAGTTAGTCCAAAATATTGTGTGCAAATAATGTCCTGAACCATGAAAAGCTAGTTCTCTTGATTCTGCCTTTACAGAGGTAAAGTCTCCAGTTTCTCTAGCTTGTTGTAATGCTTTTTCCGCTTTATTTAAACCCGTTACATAAGATTGATGATGTTTAGTATGATGCAATCTCATAATTTCTTCCGCAATATACGGCTCTAAGGCATTATACGAATAGGGTAGTGGAGGTAATACATGTTCCCCTATCGGCGTAACATTTCCGTTTGTTCTTTCGAAACTTAATTGAATTTGCGAACTTAATTGATTTGCAAGTTCCTCAAAGTGATGAAGATTACTTGATCGATTCGTCAATAATCTTTCTCCTTCTAATCGAAGAACACGATGCAAATCCAGTAATTTTTGATCTGAGATATCTTCTTGTAAAATCCATTTCGCAATGTCTTTTTCCCACTCTAAAACCGCTTGGATGTATGATTCATTTTTCACAGGATGTCCCCCTAACGTTCATTTCGGTTCCATGACAAACCTATGAGAAAACAGAAGAAAGTATGACTAACCTTTGAATCAGTAAACTTTTCAGATTGTATCTTTAACAAAAAGAAAGCTATCCATTCAAGGGAATGGATAGCTTTCTGATTATGATTTTGTCGATTGAACCATTTTCGTGCGATAGTCCGTTTCGTAGTATTCTAATTCTTCACGTAAAGATTGGAATGGTTGTTCAATTTCTTTGATTAATTCTTGAAAATGACTCGGAACGTCTTGATGAAATTTAATTGCGTTTCTTCCTGTGTAGGCCGATCTACTGTTCTCATACCATACATCTGTTTTTGGAGAGAAGAATTCTTCCACACACTGATGATACACTTTATACAGCACTTGTTCTGCCGTTTGTTTAGAAAACGGTTCGTTTGAAGCTATCCACTGACATGCTACAGCAGATTCATTTGTATAGACAACTAGTTTTCTAAATGCAGACCAAATTAATTTACCGTACTCTTGATCCATACTTGACTGTGCTAACCAAGAAGAAAGACTGTGTTCATTTGCATACACTTCGACTTTTTCACCAATATCTCTTAAAGCTAAACTGACATCTTCTAATTGTTGCTTAATAAGTGAATTACTCAATATATTCTCCTCCAAACTTCATGGTTACGATACCTTATTCATCAAAAGAATCTACAGTTTCCTGAAAACGTTCAAAGAATAAATCTGCCTCTTCTTGCACATCGTCTTCTTCTACTCGGTCTGGAAGAGGTGGCAATTCACTAATTTCTTTTAAATTAAAGTAATCTAAAAATTCCTTTGTTGTTCCATACATTATTGGACGACCTGGTGCATCCATCCTGCCTACATCCTTAATTAGTCCTTTTGCCATAAGCGTTTGAATTGGTCTTTCCGTCTTAACACCACGAATTTGTTCAATTTCAACCCTTGTAATAGGCTGCTTATAAGCAATAATTGCTAACGTTTCTAAACCTGCTTGTGACAAAGTAGATACAGATGGCGACTCTACCAATCTTCTTAAATAAATGGAATGCGTTTTTTTTGTAACCAGTTGATACGTGCCTGCTAAAAGTACAACCGTTAGTCCACGTGTTTCATCTGCTTCAAAATCTTCTTGCATCTCTTTCACTATTGTACTCGCTTGACTTTCTTCCATTTCCATTACCGCACATATCTGCTTTAGGGTTAAACCTTCGTCTCCTGCTGCAAAAAGCAGACTTTCTAAAATCGCCTTCCATTTAATCATTTCCACTTGCAAATATCCTCCTACACCTTCTTCTACTCCTTGTTAAGCCTACTATCTCACTTAGTTAACGGAATACAAAAAGAGCTCGTCAAAATTCGTTGCTTGTTCTACTTTAATCTCCTGTTGCTTCATTAATTCTAATAATGCTAAAAAAGTAACCACAATATGATCCTTTTGTTCATAAGGAAATAGCGAAGAAAAAGACTTTTTACCTTTCACTCTTTTTAATTCGCCTAAAATTTCTTCCATCCTTTTTTCTATAGGTATTTCTTGTTTCGTTATAGTCGATGTCTTAGGTTTTTGGATTTTCTTTCTTCTTAACAACTTATGAAAAGCACCCAACATATCATACACAGTTACACCTTTTTCTAATGGTGCTACTCTATTTGGGTCCACATACTCTGATAAATCTGTGGGTGGTTTCGTGTAGATTAAGCTTCTTTCTTCTTCTCTTTGTTTTAATTCTACAGCAGCCTCTTTATATTTTCTGTACTCTATTAACCTTTCCACTAACTCATCACGTGGATCTTCTTCTATTTCAAACAATAC is a genomic window containing:
- a CDS encoding DUF3907 family protein gives rise to the protein MSNSLIKQQLEDVSLALRDIGEKVEVYANEHSLSSWLAQSSMDQEYGKLIWSAFRKLVVYTNESAVACQWIASNEPFSKQTAEQVLYKVYHQCVEEFFSPKTDVWYENSRSAYTGRNAIKFHQDVPSHFQELIKEIEQPFQSLREELEYYETDYRTKMVQSTKS
- a CDS encoding superoxide dismutase, whose amino-acid sequence is MKNESYIQAVLEWEKDIAKWILQEDISDQKLLDLHRVLRLEGERLLTNRSSNLHHFEELANQLSSQIQLSFERTNGNVTPIGEHVLPPLPYSYNALEPYIAEEIMRLHHTKHHQSYVTGLNKAEKALQQARETGDFTSVKAESRELAFHGSGHYLHTIFWTNLSPEGGGEPTGRLRKQIEKDFGSYQAFKSHFSEAAKAVEGVGWAILVWAAQPKRLEILQSERHMLLTQWNTIPILALDVWEHAYYLQYENRRPEYVEAFWNVVNWKNVADRLERAKAYIPPTQ
- a CDS encoding segregation/condensation protein A; this translates as MLEYNVKLDAFEGPLDLLLHLINRLEIDIYDIPMSTLTEQYVEYVKTMQELELDVASEYLVMAATLLAIKSKMLLPQHEEEWEDDVLFEIEEDPRDELVERLIEYRKYKEAAVELKQREEERSLIYTKPPTDLSEYVDPNRVAPLEKGVTVYDMLGAFHKLLRRKKIQKPKTSTITKQEIPIEKRMEEILGELKRVKGKKSFSSLFPYEQKDHIVVTFLALLELMKQQEIKVEQATNFDELFLYSVN
- the scpB gene encoding SMC-Scp complex subunit ScpB, producing MEMIKWKAILESLLFAAGDEGLTLKQICAVMEMEESQASTIVKEMQEDFEADETRGLTVVLLAGTYQLVTKKTHSIYLRRLVESPSVSTLSQAGLETLAIIAYKQPITRVEIEQIRGVKTERPIQTLMAKGLIKDVGRMDAPGRPIMYGTTKEFLDYFNLKEISELPPLPDRVEEDDVQEEADLFFERFQETVDSFDE